A genomic segment from Arcobacter sp. CECT 8986 encodes:
- a CDS encoding ABC transporter permease, whose translation MSLFIDGFNEALQLLASGNDSVYSAIAVTITVSSWSLLISLLIGLPLGFLLGYYNFPSKPVVRTIVDTLLALPTVVIGLIAYTMLSRSGFFGSFDLLFSQKAIIIGQIVLGTPIVIALTATQVESIDKRLYLSLKGLGANKWQILLTTLVEARFGLMTAAMTAYGRIVTEIGISMMVGGNIKYHTRTITTAIALETGKGEFVTGIALGLVLFIIALMVNIILSVLKRKWV comes from the coding sequence ATGAGTCTATTTATTGATGGTTTTAATGAAGCTTTACAACTTTTAGCTTCTGGAAATGACAGTGTTTATTCTGCAATTGCAGTAACAATTACTGTTTCATCTTGGTCTTTATTAATTAGCTTATTAATAGGATTACCTTTAGGCTTTTTGCTAGGATATTATAATTTTCCTAGCAAACCTGTAGTTAGAACTATTGTTGATACTTTACTTGCTTTACCAACTGTTGTAATTGGGCTTATTGCATATACAATGCTATCAAGAAGTGGATTTTTCGGTTCATTTGATTTACTATTTAGTCAAAAAGCAATTATTATTGGTCAAATTGTTTTAGGAACACCAATTGTAATAGCATTAACAGCAACTCAAGTTGAATCTATTGATAAAAGATTATATCTATCTTTAAAAGGATTAGGTGCAAATAAATGGCAAATATTACTAACAACTTTAGTTGAAGCTAGATTTGGACTTATGACAGCAGCAATGACTGCTTATGGAAGAATAGTAACTGAAATTGGTATTTCTATGATGGTTGGTGGAAACATCAAATATCATACAAGAACTATCACAACTGCCATAGCACTAGAAACAGGAAAAGGTGAGTTTGTAACTGGAATTGCTTTAGGGTTAGTTCTTTTTATAATAGCATTGATGGTTAATATTATTTTATCTGTGTTAAAAAGGAAATGGGTATAA
- a CDS encoding winged helix-turn-helix domain-containing protein, with the protein MKVKVKIWIEDDEQNLIFGSGKTEVLENIDRTGSIAEAAKEVGMNYKKAWSHIKVLEKFIEEDLVMTFKGRGENSGTSLTPKAREVIQTYKILEHDIKKYAENRFKELFHKNGEEILNPKEDK; encoded by the coding sequence ATGAAGGTAAAAGTTAAAATTTGGATTGAAGATGACGAACAAAATTTAATATTTGGAAGTGGTAAAACTGAAGTTTTAGAAAATATAGATAGAACTGGTTCTATTGCAGAAGCTGCAAAAGAAGTGGGAATGAACTATAAAAAAGCTTGGAGTCACATCAAAGTATTAGAGAAGTTTATTGAAGAAGATTTAGTAATGACTTTTAAAGGTAGAGGAGAAAATAGTGGAACTAGTTTAACTCCAAAAGCTAGAGAAGTTATTCAAACTTATAAAATTTTAGAGCATGATATAAAAAAATATGCAGAAAATAGATTTAAAGAGTTATTTCACAAAAATGGAGAAGAGATTCTTAATCCAAAGGAAGATAAGTAA
- a CDS encoding formate dehydrogenase subunit alpha — translation MSNSTYDALKAKVGRRSFIKMAAVATASGAISAFANTNDGVTREATSEEIKNPFPGSKKVKTICTACSVGCGIIAEVHNGVWVRQEVAQDHPVSLGGHCCKGADMIDMVRSEVRLKHPMVKEKGQWKRISWDDAYDRISKKLKDLREKESPDATMFLGSAKMSTEQAYYFRKFAAMYGTNNIDHQARIUHSATVAGVANTWGYGAMTNSLGDIQNAKSIIIFGANPAVNHPVGFGHFLKAKERNNAKIIVIDPIFTKTAAKADYFCQIRPGTDIPFMYGMLNIIFKNGWHDDNFIDDRVYGMDLIKEEAKKWTPEKVADITGVPADKLIQITTVYAKNSPGTLIWAMGLTQHTIGSSNTRMAPIVQLALGNMGRAGGGTNILRGHDNVQGATDMCCLSHTLPGYYGLADGSWKYFAQQWKVDYNWLKGQFQAPEWMNKKGFTLARWWAGVLNGKDGNDKSHNGKTSLKALFVMGNGVTSVAQQAKIKEGLDNLELLVLSDPFVNEAAILTDKQDDVFILPAATQFETSGSVTATNRSVQWRTQVVEPLYESKPDQEVLFELAKRLGFYDQYVSAMKDEKGNFSWPEDATREIARTIKTIGLTGWTPERLKKHTENWHMFDQVTLRGYGEMKGEYYGLPWPCWTEKHGGSPLLYNTNLSVKDGGMGFRNRFGLEHDGVSQLAGTGSAPKDSKVNGGYPEITRDNIEAVLGIKLTEDEKRRIGKNWKVDTSNIIAEKCMEAGVAPYGNARARANVWEFPDKIPMHREPLHSPRFDLVKKYPTFENKPDHYRVDTQYMSKQSEKDWSKEFPINLVTGRLVNLNGAGMENRASKYLAALTPEMFCDINPELAGKLGVRDGDMIWIHSPEGTKIKVKAKYSYAVSPDRVWLPFHFAGHFQGEDMTHKYPKGTKPYAVGESANTVTNYGYDIITQIPETKGGLCRVERA, via the coding sequence ATGTCTAATAGTACATATGATGCACTAAAAGCAAAAGTAGGTAGAAGATCATTTATTAAAATGGCTGCTGTGGCTACTGCTTCTGGTGCGATAAGCGCTTTTGCAAATACTAATGATGGTGTTACTAGAGAAGCAACAAGTGAAGAGATTAAAAATCCTTTTCCTGGTTCTAAAAAAGTAAAAACTATCTGTACAGCATGTTCTGTTGGTTGTGGTATTATTGCAGAAGTACATAACGGAGTTTGGGTAAGACAAGAAGTTGCACAAGATCATCCAGTTTCACTTGGAGGACATTGTTGTAAAGGTGCTGATATGATCGATATGGTTAGATCAGAAGTAAGACTTAAACATCCAATGGTTAAAGAAAAAGGTCAATGGAAAAGAATTTCTTGGGATGATGCATACGATAGAATCTCTAAGAAACTTAAAGATTTAAGAGAGAAAGAAAGTCCAGACGCGACTATGTTTTTAGGCTCAGCAAAAATGAGTACAGAGCAAGCATATTATTTTAGAAAATTTGCTGCAATGTATGGAACTAATAACATAGATCACCAAGCTAGAATCTGACATAGTGCAACAGTTGCCGGTGTGGCAAATACATGGGGTTATGGCGCTATGACTAACTCTTTAGGTGATATACAAAATGCGAAGTCTATAATTATTTTTGGTGCGAATCCTGCTGTGAATCACCCAGTTGGTTTTGGACATTTTCTTAAAGCAAAAGAGAGAAATAATGCAAAAATAATAGTAATAGACCCAATTTTTACTAAAACAGCTGCAAAAGCTGATTACTTTTGTCAAATTAGACCAGGAACAGATATTCCATTTATGTATGGGATGTTAAATATTATATTTAAAAATGGTTGGCATGATGATAATTTCATAGATGATAGAGTTTATGGAATGGATTTAATTAAAGAAGAAGCAAAAAAATGGACTCCTGAAAAAGTTGCAGACATTACAGGTGTACCAGCTGATAAATTAATTCAAATTACAACAGTTTATGCTAAAAATTCTCCAGGTACATTAATTTGGGCAATGGGTTTAACTCAGCATACAATCGGAAGTTCAAATACAAGAATGGCTCCAATCGTACAATTAGCTCTTGGAAATATGGGTAGAGCAGGTGGTGGAACTAATATCTTAAGAGGGCACGACAATGTTCAAGGTGCTACAGATATGTGTTGTTTATCACATACATTACCAGGTTATTATGGATTAGCTGATGGTTCATGGAAATATTTTGCACAACAATGGAAAGTTGATTATAATTGGTTAAAAGGTCAATTCCAAGCTCCTGAGTGGATGAATAAAAAAGGATTCACACTTGCTAGATGGTGGGCTGGAGTATTAAATGGAAAAGACGGAAATGATAAATCACACAATGGTAAAACAAGCCTAAAAGCACTTTTTGTAATGGGTAATGGAGTTACATCTGTTGCACAACAAGCAAAAATAAAAGAAGGTTTAGACAACTTAGAATTATTAGTTTTATCTGACCCATTTGTAAATGAAGCTGCAATCTTAACTGATAAACAAGATGATGTATTTATCTTACCAGCAGCAACTCAATTTGAAACAAGTGGTTCTGTAACAGCAACTAATAGATCTGTTCAATGGAGAACACAAGTAGTTGAGCCATTATATGAATCAAAACCAGATCAAGAAGTTCTATTTGAATTAGCAAAAAGATTAGGTTTTTATGACCAATATGTTTCTGCTATGAAAGATGAAAAAGGTAACTTCTCTTGGCCAGAAGATGCAACAAGAGAAATTGCAAGAACAATTAAAACTATTGGTTTAACAGGTTGGACACCAGAAAGATTGAAAAAACATACTGAAAATTGGCATATGTTTGATCAAGTAACTCTAAGAGGTTATGGTGAAATGAAAGGTGAATATTATGGATTGCCTTGGCCTTGTTGGACAGAAAAACATGGAGGAAGCCCACTTCTTTATAACACTAATTTAAGTGTAAAAGATGGAGGTATGGGATTCAGAAATAGATTTGGATTAGAGCATGATGGTGTTTCTCAATTAGCGGGAACTGGTAGTGCACCAAAAGATTCAAAAGTAAATGGTGGATATCCTGAAATTACAAGAGATAATATCGAAGCAGTTTTAGGAATTAAATTAACTGAAGATGAAAAAAGAAGAATTGGTAAAAACTGGAAAGTTGATACTTCAAATATTATTGCTGAAAAATGTATGGAAGCAGGTGTTGCACCTTATGGAAATGCAAGAGCAAGAGCAAATGTTTGGGAATTCCCAGATAAAATACCAATGCACAGAGAGCCATTACACTCTCCAAGATTTGATTTAGTTAAAAAATATCCAACATTTGAGAATAAACCAGACCATTATAGAGTTGACACACAATACATGAGTAAACAATCTGAAAAAGATTGGTCAAAAGAGTTCCCAATTAACTTGGTAACTGGAAGACTTGTAAACTTAAATGGTGCAGGTATGGAGAACAGAGCTTCTAAATATTTAGCAGCATTAACTCCTGAAATGTTCTGTGATATTAATCCAGAATTAGCAGGAAAATTAGGCGTAAGAGATGGCGATATGATATGGATTCATTCACCTGAAGGAACAAAAATTAAAGTTAAAGCAAAATATTCATATGCAGTTAGCCCAGACAGAGTTTGGCTACCATTCCATTTTGCTGGACATTTCCAAGGTGAAGATATGACTCATAAATATCCTAAAGGAACTAAACCTTATGCGGTTGGTGAAAGTGCAAATACTGTTACAAACTACGGTTATGACATTATTACACAAATACCAGAAACAAAAGGTGGATTATGCCGAGTAGAAAGAGCGTAG
- the fdhD gene encoding formate dehydrogenase accessory sulfurtransferase FdhD yields MQKKHIIKKLGMGNDKYLKKVIIEKVSGDESVEFEDVTIEEARLNLYLNGQKAISMMCIPIDQDAHAIGFLMSENVISSVDDIKEFYISEDGLRVDITARINEESLENLYKEKTLVSGCGGGVTGNVEGNVEVPFNQIAFQVKPETISTEVKKFYEESELYKLTGCVHKAMIYLQDGTTVTSEDIGRHNAIDKVVGKCKIKGLDTSKAVLFVSGRLSSEMVTKAVMHRIPIVVSRTAPTYLGVQTAHKHGVTLIGFARGKRMNIYTHQGRIDV; encoded by the coding sequence ATGCAAAAAAAACATATTATAAAGAAGTTGGGAATGGGAAACGATAAATATTTAAAAAAAGTAATAATAGAAAAAGTTTCAGGCGATGAATCAGTAGAGTTTGAAGATGTAACAATTGAAGAAGCAAGATTAAATCTCTATTTAAATGGTCAAAAAGCAATTTCTATGATGTGTATACCAATTGATCAAGATGCACATGCAATTGGGTTTTTAATGAGTGAAAATGTTATATCAAGTGTAGATGATATAAAAGAGTTTTATATTAGTGAAGATGGTTTAAGAGTTGATATTACTGCAAGAATCAATGAAGAATCATTAGAAAATCTTTATAAAGAGAAGACTTTAGTAAGTGGTTGTGGTGGTGGAGTAACTGGAAATGTTGAAGGAAATGTTGAAGTTCCTTTTAATCAAATAGCATTTCAAGTAAAACCAGAAACAATATCAACTGAAGTAAAAAAGTTTTATGAAGAGAGTGAACTATATAAATTAACAGGTTGTGTTCATAAAGCAATGATATATTTGCAAGATGGTACAACTGTAACATCAGAAGATATCGGAAGACATAATGCAATTGATAAAGTTGTAGGTAAGTGTAAAATAAAAGGTCTTGATACTTCTAAAGCTGTTTTATTTGTAAGTGGTAGATTATCATCAGAAATGGTAACAAAAGCAGTAATGCACCGAATTCCTATTGTAGTTTCAAGAACAGCACCAACATATCTTGGAGTTCAAACAGCACATAAACATGGTGTTACATTAATAGGTTTTGCTAGAGGCAAACGAATGAATATATATACTCATCAAGGAAGAATCGATGTCTAG
- a CDS encoding molybdopterin molybdotransferase MoeA translates to MSNKLTYLDFEEAVSKSLELATSTTLTQKVSLLDSLGKVLAQDVICIKNLPSFNNSAMDGFAIKFEDAGKTLNIKRVIYAGDKEDKVKADLNENECYKIMTGAQVPSDADTIIPIENCLDVTNQSVTIPSEIKKGSNLRLKGEEQTKGNVLLKKGETITSSTITLLASQGVVMVEVFKDISIAVLSTGDELKEPWENSTEDEIYNCNSYALVSLLKENGFNATYSGVIPDDLEKSKEFISNLKNYDVVITSGGISMGDADFMAQAFLSNGLQTAFHGVNIKPGRPIMMGKMQKTFVISLPGNPLTAMVNAHLFVLPVLKKIQGNSGFYHDIEKVENKKEFKTKQGRVNVVLGSCENGGFIVTRDNKYGSGMITALYESNALLVTNEATSSIKQNQEVGVIRFNNKFLTKQVNILN, encoded by the coding sequence ATGAGCAATAAATTAACATATTTAGATTTTGAAGAAGCAGTAAGTAAAAGTTTAGAGTTAGCAACATCTACAACATTAACACAAAAAGTTTCATTATTAGATTCTTTGGGAAAAGTTCTAGCTCAAGATGTTATTTGTATAAAAAATTTACCATCATTTAATAACTCTGCAATGGACGGTTTTGCTATAAAATTTGAAGATGCAGGTAAAACTTTAAATATAAAAAGAGTTATTTATGCAGGTGATAAAGAAGATAAAGTAAAAGCTGATTTAAATGAGAATGAGTGCTATAAAATAATGACAGGAGCACAAGTTCCAAGTGATGCTGATACTATTATTCCTATTGAAAACTGCCTTGATGTTACAAACCAAAGCGTTACAATTCCATCTGAAATTAAAAAAGGAAGTAACCTAAGATTAAAAGGTGAAGAGCAAACAAAAGGAAATGTTTTACTTAAAAAAGGTGAAACAATTACTTCTTCAACTATTACACTTTTAGCTTCTCAAGGAGTTGTAATGGTTGAAGTATTTAAAGATATTTCAATTGCTGTTTTATCAACTGGTGATGAGTTAAAAGAGCCTTGGGAAAACTCAACTGAAGATGAAATATATAATTGTAACTCTTATGCTTTAGTATCACTTTTAAAAGAGAATGGATTCAATGCAACATATAGTGGAGTTATACCTGATGATTTAGAAAAATCAAAAGAGTTTATTTCAAATTTGAAAAATTATGATGTTGTTATTACAAGTGGTGGTATTTCTATGGGTGATGCTGATTTTATGGCTCAAGCATTTTTATCAAATGGATTGCAAACTGCTTTTCATGGTGTAAATATTAAACCAGGTCGTCCAATAATGATGGGAAAAATGCAAAAAACATTTGTGATTTCTTTACCTGGAAACCCACTAACAGCAATGGTAAATGCACATCTTTTTGTACTTCCTGTACTTAAGAAAATTCAAGGTAATAGTGGTTTTTACCATGATATTGAAAAAGTAGAGAATAAAAAAGAGTTTAAAACAAAACAAGGAAGAGTAAATGTGGTACTTGGATCTTGTGAAAATGGAGGTTTTATAGTTACAAGAGATAATAAATATGGTTCAGGAATGATAACTGCTTTATATGAAAGTAACGCTTTATTAGTAACAAATGAAGCTACAAGTAGCATAAAACAGAATCAAGAAGTAGGTGTTATTAGATTTAATAACAAATTTTTAACAAAACAAGTAAATATTTTAAACTAA
- a CDS encoding cysteine desulfurase, whose translation MYKLNFLLYPNVQNFHIMNDYSLSILDNNEPFNSLKKEFLKKYNFNELKTIEFNKFGILGLMLELNGKFAVSKGESQSIIEGAKRYEELGFEVLWLDLNKDGSVNLEVLEKNEIDFIFISSYVMDTFVKTDLQKVKSLTSAKVISNASANFDKNCDIAIFDCYKLSGYTSNAIVLHNNEFEEQNLANIDALSVYLCYESLKNQTFNSSNKKLFLDKLKEQFKDDIYFFVEPSSTLDYSLHFALKNIKARELIRTSALSNILITNGEGCSLGLSKPSRIIQEMQYDETTSRNAISLSFCEEYNKEQIEKIVELLHKKYRQIRVLNEQ comes from the coding sequence ATGTATAAATTAAATTTTTTACTATATCCTAATGTGCAAAATTTTCATATTATGAATGATTATTCACTAAGTATTTTAGATAATAATGAACCTTTTAATTCTTTAAAAAAAGAGTTTCTAAAAAAATATAATTTTAATGAACTAAAAACTATTGAGTTTAATAAGTTTGGAATATTAGGCTTAATGCTTGAGTTAAATGGAAAATTTGCTGTAAGTAAAGGTGAAAGTCAATCAATAATTGAGGGTGCAAAAAGATATGAAGAATTAGGTTTTGAAGTTTTATGGTTAGATTTAAATAAAGATGGAAGCGTAAATCTTGAAGTTTTAGAAAAAAATGAGATTGATTTTATCTTTATTTCTTCATATGTAATGGATACTTTTGTAAAAACAGATTTACAAAAAGTAAAAAGTTTAACTTCTGCAAAAGTTATATCAAATGCAAGTGCAAATTTTGATAAAAATTGTGATATTGCAATTTTTGATTGTTATAAACTTAGTGGATATACAAGTAATGCTATTGTTTTACATAATAATGAATTTGAAGAACAAAATCTTGCTAATATTGATGCTTTAAGTGTTTATTTGTGTTATGAATCTTTAAAAAATCAAACTTTTAATAGTTCAAATAAAAAACTATTTTTAGATAAATTAAAAGAGCAGTTTAAAGATGATATTTACTTTTTTGTAGAGCCAAGTTCTACTTTAGATTACTCTTTGCATTTTGCATTAAAAAATATTAAAGCAAGGGAACTTATAAGAACTTCTGCTTTATCTAATATTCTTATTACAAATGGTGAGGGTTGTTCTTTAGGTTTATCAAAACCTTCAAGAATAATCCAAGAGATGCAATATGATGAAACAACAAGTAGAAATGCCATATCTTTATCATTTTGTGAAGAGTATAATAAAGAACAAATAGAAAAAATTGTAGAACTATTACATAAAAAATATAGACAAATAAGGGTTCTAAATGAGCAATAA
- the fdh3B gene encoding formate dehydrogenase FDH3 subunit beta produces MSNSELSRMKFYCDEGRCIECDGCSVACAEAHELPSGINRRKVITINEGKEGLEYSLSIACMHCTDAPCEQVCPVDCFYIREDGIVLHDKDKCIGCAYCLYACPFGAPQFPRDGAFGTKGAMDKCTMCAGGPLETNSEHERELYGQNRIAEGKVPVCAAMCSTKALLVGESQEISKIYRERVLSRGHGVQKAPMTWGTAYGAK; encoded by the coding sequence ATGAGTAATTCAGAATTATCAAGAATGAAATTTTATTGTGATGAAGGTAGATGTATTGAATGTGATGGTTGTTCAGTAGCTTGTGCAGAAGCTCACGAACTTCCATCTGGAATCAATAGAAGAAAAGTAATCACAATTAATGAAGGTAAAGAAGGGTTAGAGTACTCTTTATCAATAGCTTGTATGCATTGTACTGATGCACCTTGTGAGCAAGTGTGTCCAGTAGATTGTTTCTATATCAGAGAAGATGGGATTGTTCTTCATGATAAAGATAAATGTATAGGTTGTGCTTATTGTTTATACGCTTGTCCTTTTGGGGCACCACAATTTCCAAGAGATGGTGCATTTGGTACAAAAGGAGCAATGGATAAATGTACAATGTGTGCAGGTGGTCCACTAGAAACAAATAGTGAACATGAAAGAGAGCTTTATGGACAAAATAGAATTGCAGAAGGTAAAGTTCCTGTATGTGCAGCTATGTGTTCAACAAAAGCATTATTAGTTGGTGAATCTCAAGAAATTAGTAAAATTTATAGAGAAAGAGTTTTGTCAAGAGGTCACGGTGTTCAAAAAGCACCTATGACATGGGGTACTGCCTACGGGGCAAAATGA
- a CDS encoding formate dehydrogenase subunit gamma: MMKKYIILLLFVLASVALAADESSAIFGKDIIPNILAYDKEGSLHLGKWFTLLQGKYFSIAFLAIALGVPAVFLVHYLIIGPMIFSHDRKKIHVFTIFHRFIHWLAGFSFIVLIPTGFVMVFGTFFGGGEFVRVCKELHAISTVFFAISVLPMLFMWLKEMLPTSDDIKWMMILGGYLNKRKDPIPAGKFNAGQKMWFWTCTFGGIIMIITGAIMYFQDFKLEIIASLGLSQIDLLRASAIVHNVLGMAVAALFMTHVYMSVFAIKGAIHSMITGYKEEEEVEILHSTYYKKLKEKKEI; the protein is encoded by the coding sequence ATGATGAAAAAATATATAATACTTCTACTTTTTGTACTAGCATCAGTAGCATTAGCTGCTGATGAATCAAGTGCTATATTTGGTAAAGATATTATTCCAAATATTTTAGCATATGATAAAGAGGGCTCTTTACATTTAGGAAAATGGTTTACTTTATTACAAGGTAAATATTTTTCAATTGCATTTTTAGCAATAGCTTTAGGAGTTCCAGCAGTTTTCTTGGTTCACTATTTAATTATAGGACCAATGATTTTTTCACACGATAGAAAAAAAATACACGTATTTACAATATTTCATAGATTTATCCATTGGTTAGCAGGATTTTCATTTATTGTTTTAATACCAACAGGTTTTGTTATGGTATTTGGTACATTTTTTGGTGGAGGAGAATTTGTAAGAGTTTGTAAAGAACTTCATGCAATCTCAACTGTATTCTTTGCAATATCAGTTTTACCAATGCTATTTATGTGGCTTAAAGAGATGTTACCGACAAGTGATGATATCAAATGGATGATGATTTTAGGTGGATACCTAAATAAAAGAAAAGACCCTATCCCAGCAGGTAAGTTTAACGCAGGACAAAAAATGTGGTTCTGGACTTGTACTTTTGGTGGAATTATTATGATTATAACAGGTGCAATTATGTATTTTCAAGATTTTAAACTTGAAATTATTGCATCACTTGGGTTATCACAAATTGACTTATTAAGAGCAAGTGCGATAGTGCATAATGTTTTAGGAATGGCAGTAGCTGCACTATTTATGACACATGTTTATATGTCAGTATTTGCAATTAAAGGTGCAATACATAGTATGATAACAGGTTATAAAGAAGAAGAAGAAGTTGAGATTCTTCACAGTACTTATTATAAAAAGTTAAAAGAGAAAAAAGAGATATAA
- a CDS encoding substrate-binding domain-containing protein → MKKILLSTVLAAAVATTSLMAKDLMMATTTSTDNTGLLDYLAPKFQKDTGTTLKWVATGTGKALKMGSNCDVDILFVHAPASEKKFVNTGYGVDRRQVMYNDFVIIGPKQDPAHVTGLAPSKALEKIKENKSNFFSRGDNSGTNKKEISLWKKAMAKAPEKAAWYVQTGQGMLRTINMAAEKNGYTMTDRGTWIKYQSQKGDKNPMKIVVEGDKSLFNQYSVITINQEKCSKVQPKLAKQFSDWIVKDSTQKVIADFRLLGKALFIPNANK, encoded by the coding sequence ATGAAAAAAATTTTATTATCAACAGTATTAGCAGCAGCAGTTGCTACAACTTCTTTAATGGCAAAAGATTTAATGATGGCTACAACTACAAGTACTGATAATACTGGACTTTTAGATTATTTAGCACCAAAATTCCAAAAAGATACTGGAACTACTTTAAAATGGGTTGCAACAGGAACTGGTAAAGCTCTTAAAATGGGAAGCAATTGTGATGTTGATATTCTTTTTGTTCATGCACCAGCAAGTGAGAAAAAGTTTGTAAATACAGGTTATGGAGTTGATAGAAGACAAGTTATGTATAATGACTTTGTTATTATTGGACCAAAACAAGATCCAGCTCATGTAACAGGACTTGCTCCAAGTAAAGCATTAGAAAAAATTAAAGAAAATAAATCTAATTTCTTTAGTAGAGGTGATAACTCAGGAACTAACAAAAAAGAGATTAGTTTATGGAAAAAAGCTATGGCTAAAGCACCAGAAAAAGCTGCATGGTATGTTCAAACTGGTCAAGGTATGTTAAGAACTATTAATATGGCTGCTGAAAAAAATGGATATACTATGACAGATAGAGGAACTTGGATTAAATATCAATCACAAAAAGGTGATAAAAACCCAATGAAAATCGTAGTTGAAGGTGATAAATCATTATTTAATCAATATAGTGTAATTACAATAAATCAAGAAAAATGTTCAAAAGTTCAACCAAAATTAGCTAAACAATTCTCTGATTGGATTGTAAAAGATTCAACTCAAAAAGTAATTGCTGATTTTAGATTATTAGGAAAAGCATTATTTATTCCAAATGCAAATAAATAA
- a CDS encoding ModE family transcriptional regulator: MSSIDDNEKIELDNIQKELILTNLDADGKLSCIKAFKVARLIGKHPKEMSAITKSLGIKITNCELGVFGKLNFHDPHISVYNRLQQNYMGNKELECKVLWDEAQNSTLKMVGSTVKNSDIEVTHCQLGCFRERKGKNEGKS, encoded by the coding sequence ATGTCTAGTATTGATGATAATGAAAAAATAGAACTTGATAATATTCAAAAAGAGTTAATTTTGACTAATTTAGATGCAGATGGTAAACTATCTTGTATTAAAGCTTTTAAAGTTGCAAGATTAATAGGTAAACATCCAAAAGAGATGTCTGCTATTACTAAAAGTTTAGGTATCAAAATTACAAATTGTGAATTAGGTGTTTTTGGAAAATTAAATTTTCATGACCCACATATATCAGTTTATAATAGATTACAACAAAATTATATGGGCAACAAAGAATTAGAGTGTAAAGTGTTATGGGATGAGGCACAAAACTCTACTTTAAAAATGGTTGGTTCAACAGTAAAAAATTCAGATATAGAAGTTACTCATTGTCAATTAGGATGTTTTAGGGAAAGGAAAGGCAAAAATGAAGGTAAAAGTTAA